A genomic stretch from Helianthus annuus cultivar XRQ/B chromosome 1, HanXRQr2.0-SUNRISE, whole genome shotgun sequence includes:
- the LOC110864192 gene encoding heat stress transcription factor A-7a has product MNPFYSVIKEEYDGGGGGGKQPVVVVQAPQPMEGLHDAGPPPFLTKIYDMVNDQTIDHIICWSRGGQSFVVLDPHAFSTNLLPRYFKHNNFSSFVRQLNTYGFRKIDPDTWEFANEAFVRGKRHVLKNIKRRRTPNAQVLSPVNEIGKSSFDEVGHLKHEKQVLMMELVKLKQQQQTTRAQLQAMELRLQGTELKQQKMMNFLAKAMQNPDFVQKLVKHGKSKEFQEAIKNQIGESSQTGGGSKLIKSEPEEFMDSSSFQVSELEALALEIQGIGRSKRNQEREREHEHERNDLEFDGGEKELDDEFWEELFSDRSYEQSADDVNFLADKLDFLGSSPK; this is encoded by the exons ATGAACCCTTTTTACTCAGTTATTAAAGAAGAatatgatggtggtggtggtggtggtaaacAACCAGTGGTGGTGGTACAAGCTCCACAGCCAATGGAGGGGCTACATGATGCTGGGCCCCCACCTTTTTTGACAAAAATCTATGATATGGTGAATGACCAAACAATTGATCACATAATTTGTTGGAGCAGAGGAGGTCAAAGCTTTGTGGTGTTGGATCCACATGCTTTTTCTACTAATCTTCTTCCAAGATACTTTAAGCATAATAATTTCTCTAGCTTTGTCAGGCAGCTCAATACTTAT GGATTTCGAAAGATCGATCCGGACACATGGGAATTCGCTAACGAAGCGTTTGTAAGAGGTAAACGACATGTGTTAAAGAACATCAAGAGAAGAAGAACGCCTAACGCTCAAGTGTTATCTCCGGTTAACGAAATTGGAAAGTCGAGTTTCGATGAAGTTGGTCATCTAAAACACGAAAAACAGGTGTTAATGATGGAGTTAGTTAAGcttaaacaacaacaacaaaccacGCGGGCCCAACTTCAAGCAATGGAGCTACGGTTACAAGGAACCGAGTTAAAACAACAAAAGATGATGAATTTCTTGGCGAAAGCAATGCAAAATCCGGACTTTGTTCAGAAACTGGTCAAACATGGTAAAAGTAAGGAGTTTCAAGAAGCGATCAAGAACCAGATCGGCGAATCAAGTCAAACGGGTGGCGGGTCGAAGCTTATTAAATCCGAACCGGAGGAATTCATGGATAGTTCGTCGTTCCAAGTGTCGGAACTCGAGGCGCTTGCGTTAGAGATTCAAGGGATTGGTAGATCGAAAAGAAATCAAGAACGCGAAcgcgaacacgaacacgaacgaaACGATCTCGAATTTGACGGTGGGGAGAAAGAACTGGATGATGAATTCTGGGAAGAGTTGTTTAGTGACAGATCATATGAACAGTCTGCTGATGATGTGAATTTCTTGGCTGATAAGTTGGATTTCTTGGGCTCGAGCCCGAAGTAG